The following proteins are co-located in the Aurantiacibacter atlanticus genome:
- a CDS encoding prolyl hydroxylase family protein yields the protein MTIQTKKAIPPNADQAGLRKIGRQVRARLSANPAAYKVPSEDVELFALGDFMTPAECERMRELIDATARPSRVFDLEYSSGYRTSYSGDVDPHDSFVKKIGRRIDDLLDIDPAFGETIQGQRYMPGQEFQPHHDWFHPGTTYWDLEMNRGGQRSYTTMVFLNEVEAGGTTDFTEIGLSLEPKPGVLLAWNNATPEGIANPMTMHAGRPVKQGSKYIITKWYRTKNWF from the coding sequence ATGACTATCCAGACCAAAAAAGCCATTCCGCCTAATGCCGATCAGGCTGGCCTGCGCAAAATTGGCCGCCAGGTACGGGCGCGCTTGTCGGCCAATCCGGCTGCTTACAAGGTCCCCAGCGAAGACGTCGAATTGTTCGCATTGGGAGATTTCATGACCCCAGCAGAATGTGAGCGGATGAGGGAACTGATCGATGCAACAGCACGGCCCAGCCGCGTATTCGATCTGGAATATTCCTCCGGTTATCGTACATCCTATTCAGGCGATGTTGACCCGCATGATTCTTTCGTAAAGAAAATCGGCCGGAGAATAGACGATCTGCTCGATATCGACCCCGCCTTTGGGGAAACGATACAGGGTCAGCGTTACATGCCGGGCCAGGAATTCCAGCCGCATCACGATTGGTTTCACCCCGGCACCACCTATTGGGACCTTGAGATGAACCGGGGTGGGCAGCGCAGCTACACCACAATGGTTTTTCTCAATGAAGTCGAAGCGGGCGGTACTACCGATTTTACAGAGATCGGCCTGTCACTGGAGCCCAAGCCCGGCGTGCTCCTCGCATGGAACAATGCCACGCCGGAAGGCATCGCAAACCCTATGACCATGCATGCAGGCCGCCCCGTTAAGCAGGGCAGCAAATATATCATCACCAAATGGTATCGTACCAAGAACTGGTTCTAG
- a CDS encoding lysine--tRNA ligase: protein MFERELIDAARNSKAWPFQEAQRLAKRYPEGKTDRDGSPVPVLFETGYGPSGLPHIGTFQEVLRTTLVRKAYEIVASRDGTPAPTRLVAFSDDMDGLRKVPDNIPNQELLAKHLHKPLSRIPDPFEKFESFAHHNNAMLRDFLDRFGFDYEFIAASERYNSGAFDDDLRNVLRHNQSILDIMLPTLRAERAATYSPIMPISPTTGAVLQVSVDVVDADSGIVRFIDEDGSVVEQSALGGMAKLQWKVDFAMRWVAQGVDYEMYGKDLTDTGVQSGKIARVLGGRKPEGLIYELFLDANGEKISKSKGNGLTIEDWLTYGSEESLGHYIFANPKSAKQLHVGVIPRAVDEYWQFRASIPDQPVEKQLGNPAWNLLRVTDTTNAQPPVGAGDSLPVTYGLLLNLVGVLGAGADREQVWSYLANYVDDARPEAHPALDVLVAKALAYNRDFIAPTLSKRKPATHEAAALRDLDARLAQVDPAMPAEDLQTIVYDIGKNDAHGFENLRDWFRALYETLLGSQQGPRMGSFIALYGVANTRRLIAEALDQA, encoded by the coding sequence ATGTTTGAACGTGAATTGATCGATGCCGCCCGCAATTCCAAGGCCTGGCCTTTTCAGGAGGCGCAGCGGCTCGCCAAACGGTATCCCGAAGGGAAGACCGACAGGGACGGTTCGCCTGTGCCGGTATTGTTTGAAACAGGATACGGCCCATCGGGCCTTCCGCACATCGGGACCTTTCAGGAAGTGCTGCGCACGACACTGGTGCGCAAGGCCTATGAAATCGTGGCGAGCAGGGACGGCACGCCCGCGCCCACCCGGCTGGTTGCTTTCAGCGACGATATGGATGGCCTGCGCAAGGTGCCAGATAACATTCCCAATCAGGAGCTGCTGGCAAAGCACCTGCACAAGCCCCTTAGCCGAATTCCCGACCCGTTCGAGAAGTTCGAGAGTTTTGCACATCATAACAATGCCATGCTGCGCGACTTCCTTGATCGTTTTGGCTTTGATTATGAATTTATCGCTGCCAGCGAGCGGTATAATTCAGGCGCGTTTGATGATGATCTGCGTAATGTGCTGCGCCACAACCAGTCGATCCTCGACATCATGTTGCCCACACTGAGAGCAGAACGCGCGGCCACCTATTCACCCATCATGCCCATCAGCCCGACGACCGGCGCTGTCTTGCAAGTATCAGTCGATGTGGTCGATGCAGACAGCGGGATTGTGCGCTTCATTGATGAAGACGGCAGCGTCGTTGAACAAAGTGCATTGGGCGGCATGGCCAAGTTGCAATGGAAGGTCGATTTTGCGATGCGCTGGGTGGCGCAGGGTGTCGATTATGAGATGTATGGCAAGGATCTGACCGATACCGGTGTGCAATCGGGCAAGATTGCCAGAGTGTTGGGCGGGCGTAAGCCAGAAGGCCTGATTTACGAATTGTTCCTTGATGCCAATGGCGAAAAGATTTCAAAGTCGAAAGGCAATGGCCTGACGATAGAGGATTGGCTGACTTATGGCAGCGAGGAGAGTCTTGGCCATTATATCTTCGCCAACCCCAAGAGCGCCAAACAATTGCATGTCGGCGTAATTCCGCGTGCCGTGGACGAATATTGGCAATTCCGTGCATCTATCCCCGATCAGCCGGTGGAAAAGCAATTGGGCAATCCCGCCTGGAACCTGCTGCGCGTTACGGATACAACCAATGCGCAGCCGCCCGTCGGAGCGGGAGACAGCCTGCCCGTGACATACGGCCTCCTGCTCAATCTGGTGGGCGTATTGGGGGCAGGGGCCGATCGGGAACAGGTCTGGTCATATCTTGCCAATTATGTCGATGACGCGCGACCCGAAGCGCATCCCGCGCTGGATGTGCTGGTTGCAAAGGCTCTGGCCTACAACCGCGATTTCATTGCGCCGACGCTGAGTAAGCGCAAACCTGCAACGCATGAGGCGGCGGCATTACGCGATCTGGATGCACGTCTGGCCCAGGTCGATCCGGCGATGCCGGCAGAAGATTTGCAGACAATCGTTTACGACATAGGCAAAAACGATGCGCACGGGTTCGAAAATCTGCGTGACTGGTTCCGCGCCCTGTATGAAACCTTGCTCGGATCGCAGCAGGGGCCGCGCATGGGCAGCTTTATCGCTCTATACGGCGTTGCCAACACGCGGCGATTGATCGCTGAGGCTTTGGATCAGGCATAG
- a CDS encoding mechanosensitive ion channel family protein: MNYIDTLREQVTDMWQGFILVLPNIAVALIVIFITALLAKFAVKIADRLTSRTSLRTDLQQLVETVVKIAIWIIGLLLAAAIAVPGFTPAGLIAGLGIGALAIGFAFQDTFENFLAGVLVMLREKMQIGDVIEVEGIIGKVERITLRESYIRQLSNELTVVPNSMLFKNPVKIFTDEPIRRNELMVGVAYDTDLPLAKKTILGALEGLEIINKDKPIDVFAQEFGGSSIDFLVRFWVDSRPRDLRESKSQVIFAIKDALDAAEIDIPFPIQTNMFPEPLRVVSESQEEPTR, encoded by the coding sequence TTGAATTATATCGATACCCTGCGTGAGCAGGTAACAGACATGTGGCAGGGGTTTATCCTCGTACTGCCCAATATTGCGGTCGCGCTGATCGTCATTTTCATCACCGCTCTTTTAGCAAAATTCGCGGTCAAGATTGCCGACCGGTTGACCAGCCGGACGTCGTTGCGCACCGATCTTCAGCAATTGGTCGAGACCGTGGTGAAAATCGCCATCTGGATCATCGGCCTGTTACTGGCTGCGGCCATCGCGGTCCCCGGCTTTACGCCTGCCGGCCTGATTGCGGGCCTTGGTATCGGCGCGCTTGCGATCGGTTTTGCTTTTCAGGACACCTTCGAAAACTTCCTTGCCGGCGTGCTGGTGATGCTGCGCGAAAAGATGCAGATTGGCGATGTGATCGAGGTCGAAGGGATAATTGGCAAGGTAGAACGTATCACTCTGCGTGAAAGCTATATCCGCCAGCTATCAAATGAATTGACCGTCGTTCCCAATTCGATGCTGTTCAAGAACCCGGTGAAAATTTTCACTGATGAACCGATCCGCCGTAACGAACTTATGGTTGGCGTTGCCTATGATACGGATCTGCCTCTGGCGAAGAAAACCATCCTTGGCGCGTTGGAAGGTCTTGAAATCATCAATAAGGACAAGCCGATTGACGTGTTCGCACAAGAATTTGGCGGCAGCTCTATCGATTTCCTTGTCCGCTTCTGGGTCGACAGCCGACCGCGCGATCTGCGCGAAAGCAAAAGCCAGGTTATTTTCGCGATTAAGGATGCGCTTGACGCAGCCGAGATCGATATCCCCTTCCCCATCCAGACCAACATGTTTCCAGAGCCGCTGCGCGTGGTAAGCGAAAGCCAAGAGGAACCCACCCGATAG
- a CDS encoding ATP-dependent DNA helicase, which translates to MVSTPPHNPVSPIARPVPLPALHASHAGSWLRRANGQTSGLAKGAAVMAAADTPHLVLNAPLVATRLGYPDLSGLDLLELFAFVHPATFCVPTPKGLSHALGLKEVEDGADVPELLQEAAGVLLARCEAADWPEREGAWSALQSLIRMRWPWAQVIAPHIAKPDQAEKWLFSRLPEWEEAPERPQPGHVLIEETAIHGQLERLTGEGAERREGQRTYASAVGKIFAPREQRGRPHVLLAEAGTGIGKTLGYLAPASLWGKEARGTVWVSTYTKNLQRQLRDESRRAWPETRADGSCPVVVRKGRENYLCLLNLEDALQGGFGGRAAILAQLVARWAAYSQDGDMIGGDLPGWLGTLFRPRAIRSLTDQRGECIYAGCPHYRKCFIERAARASAQADLVIANHALVMVNAARGRDHAQRPTRIVFDEGHHVFDAADSTFAAALTGQEAIELRRWIIGPERGSRGRRRGLSARLADVASYDEAGGEAIEAAREAAQALPSDGWIGRLAENAPSGELEHLLAAVRATTYAHDESGALDAGYGIETEAAGLDGDFIERAQMAGAALAAIRMPLIKLGLRLEAMLEDSPDWLDAQGRARIEGARFSLGWRIDTLAAWEALLARMGGPADPEFVDWLSVERNEAREFDIGLHRRFLDPMKPFAKTVLEGAHGVMLTSATLCDRIDADDSNGRDWADAITRSGAPHIEVQPQLAHAESPFDYANKAEVLIVTDVKKGDLAGLAGAYARIIEASGGGVLGLFTAIRRMRAVHGRIADRLARAGLPLYAQHVDPIDTGTLVDIFRDDPRSSLLGTDALRDGVDVPGDSLRCVVMEQVPWPKPSILHRARRAAGGGSAYDDRIIRGRLAQAFGRLIRSRDDSGQFIVLSPAFPSRLLTAFPSGVPVTRLTLDDALQRVATSVSCNRVENEEELHN; encoded by the coding sequence ATGGTTTCCACCCCGCCCCACAATCCTGTCTCGCCAATTGCACGGCCAGTCCCCCTGCCCGCGCTGCATGCCAGCCACGCAGGCAGTTGGCTCCGGCGCGCGAATGGCCAGACAAGCGGGCTGGCCAAGGGAGCCGCAGTCATGGCGGCCGCCGATACGCCGCATCTTGTTTTGAACGCGCCGCTAGTGGCGACGCGGCTCGGTTATCCGGACTTGTCAGGGCTTGACCTGCTCGAACTGTTTGCTTTCGTCCATCCTGCCACCTTTTGCGTCCCCACACCCAAGGGGCTTTCCCATGCGTTGGGCCTGAAAGAGGTAGAAGACGGCGCAGACGTGCCTGAACTTCTGCAAGAGGCGGCTGGCGTGTTGCTCGCCCGCTGCGAGGCGGCTGACTGGCCGGAGCGCGAAGGCGCATGGAGTGCACTGCAATCGTTGATCCGCATGCGGTGGCCATGGGCGCAGGTGATCGCGCCGCATATCGCCAAGCCAGATCAGGCGGAAAAATGGCTGTTTTCCCGCCTTCCGGAATGGGAGGAAGCGCCCGAACGGCCCCAGCCGGGCCATGTGCTGATTGAGGAAACGGCTATCCACGGCCAGCTGGAACGCCTCACAGGTGAAGGGGCGGAACGGCGTGAAGGCCAGCGCACTTATGCCAGCGCGGTCGGCAAGATTTTCGCCCCGCGTGAACAGCGCGGTCGCCCCCATGTGCTGCTGGCCGAAGCGGGCACCGGCATTGGCAAGACGCTGGGTTATCTCGCGCCCGCCTCACTCTGGGGCAAGGAGGCGCGGGGCACCGTCTGGGTGTCCACCTACACCAAGAATCTGCAACGCCAATTGCGCGACGAAAGCAGGCGCGCCTGGCCCGAAACACGGGCGGACGGTTCGTGCCCCGTGGTCGTGCGCAAGGGACGCGAGAACTATCTCTGCCTGCTCAATCTGGAAGATGCATTGCAAGGCGGCTTTGGCGGGCGCGCAGCAATCCTTGCGCAGCTTGTCGCCCGGTGGGCCGCCTATAGCCAGGATGGCGATATGATCGGCGGAGACTTGCCCGGCTGGCTAGGCACATTGTTCCGTCCGCGCGCCATCCGTAGCCTTACCGACCAGCGCGGCGAGTGCATTTATGCAGGCTGCCCGCATTACCGCAAATGCTTCATAGAACGCGCCGCAAGGGCCAGTGCGCAGGCCGATCTGGTGATTGCAAACCATGCGCTGGTCATGGTCAATGCCGCGCGCGGACGCGACCATGCTCAACGCCCGACACGCATTGTATTTGATGAAGGCCACCATGTCTTCGATGCCGCAGATTCCACTTTCGCCGCCGCGTTGACGGGGCAGGAAGCGATTGAATTGCGGCGCTGGATTATCGGGCCGGAGCGCGGCTCCAGAGGGCGCAGGCGCGGTCTTTCTGCGCGCTTGGCCGATGTCGCCAGCTATGATGAGGCAGGGGGCGAAGCAATAGAGGCCGCGCGCGAAGCGGCGCAGGCCCTCCCCTCCGATGGCTGGATCGGACGGCTGGCTGAAAACGCACCCTCGGGAGAGTTGGAGCATCTGCTCGCAGCCGTGCGCGCCACCACCTACGCCCACGATGAAAGCGGCGCGCTTGATGCCGGATATGGCATAGAGACAGAAGCCGCTGGGCTGGACGGCGACTTTATCGAACGTGCCCAGATGGCCGGCGCGGCGCTGGCAGCAATCCGTATGCCGCTCATCAAGCTGGGCCTGCGCCTTGAAGCCATGCTGGAGGATTCTCCCGACTGGCTTGATGCGCAGGGCCGTGCACGGATAGAGGGCGCGCGCTTTTCACTCGGATGGCGGATTGATACGCTTGCCGCGTGGGAGGCGTTGCTGGCGCGCATGGGTGGCCCGGCCGATCCCGAATTTGTCGATTGGCTTTCTGTCGAACGCAATGAGGCGCGCGAATTTGATATCGGCCTCCACCGCCGTTTTCTCGATCCAATGAAGCCCTTCGCCAAGACAGTATTGGAAGGCGCGCATGGCGTGATGCTGACCAGCGCCACCTTGTGCGACAGGATAGACGCTGACGATAGCAATGGCCGCGACTGGGCCGATGCCATCACGCGCTCAGGTGCGCCGCATATCGAAGTCCAGCCGCAGCTTGCCCATGCTGAAAGCCCATTTGATTACGCAAACAAGGCAGAAGTGCTGATCGTTACCGATGTCAAAAAAGGTGATCTGGCAGGTTTGGCGGGCGCCTATGCGCGCATTATCGAGGCAAGCGGCGGCGGGGTGCTGGGTCTGTTCACGGCGATTCGCCGGATGCGCGCGGTGCATGGCCGGATAGCTGACCGGCTCGCCCGCGCGGGTCTGCCGCTTTACGCACAGCACGTCGATCCGATCGATACCGGCACTCTGGTGGATATCTTTCGCGATGATCCGCGCTCCAGCCTGCTGGGCACAGATGCTTTACGCGACGGGGTTGATGTGCCGGGTGACAGCTTGCGCTGCGTCGTGATGGAACAGGTGCCCTGGCCAAAACCCAGCATCCTGCACCGCGCACGGCGGGCGGCGGGCGGCGGTTCGGCTTATGATGATCGCATTATCCGTGGCCGGCTGGCGCAGGCATTCGGTCGGCTGATTCGTAGCCGTGACGATTCGGGCCAATTCATCGTTCTGTCGCCCGCCTTCCCGTCCCGCTTGCTCACGGCCTTTCCATCCGGCGTGCCTGTCACAAGATTGACGCTGGACGACGCTTTACAACGGGTGGCGACAAGTGTTTCGTGCAACAGGGTCGAAAACGAAGAGGAACTACACAATTGA
- a CDS encoding SixA phosphatase family protein has protein sequence MKRLGLLRHAKSEWDDMSLRDFDRGLNERGRKGAALMGNHIIEQGGEWDLALASPAVRVKDTLAASGLKMPIQFEEDAYLADSATLISLLRNVKSDPESILVAGHNPGLQELALALVSPLDENKLFEEVMQKYPTASYATLELNIEKWEELDTACGKLMHFARPRDLDPELGPLFS, from the coding sequence TTGAAACGTCTCGGCCTGTTGCGCCATGCCAAATCCGAGTGGGACGATATGTCCCTGCGCGACTTCGATCGCGGCCTTAACGAACGCGGGCGCAAGGGCGCCGCGCTGATGGGAAATCATATTATCGAGCAGGGCGGCGAATGGGATCTCGCACTGGCGAGCCCGGCGGTGCGGGTGAAAGATACGCTGGCAGCGAGTGGGCTGAAAATGCCAATACAGTTTGAGGAAGACGCTTATCTCGCCGATTCTGCAACGCTGATCAGCCTGCTGCGCAATGTCAAAAGCGATCCGGAATCCATCCTTGTCGCTGGACATAATCCGGGCCTGCAGGAACTGGCGCTCGCGCTGGTATCACCCTTGGATGAAAACAAGCTGTTCGAAGAAGTCATGCAGAAATATCCGACCGCGTCCTATGCGACGCTCGAACTCAATATCGAAAAGTGGGAGGAGCTGGATACAGCATGCGGCAAGCTCATGCATTTTGCCCGCCCGCGCGATCTCGATCCCGAACTTGGGCCGCTATTCAGCTGA
- a CDS encoding MerR family transcriptional regulator, with translation MRTIGEVSAAFGIKPHVLRYWEQQFPMLKPLKRSGGRRLYRTEDVQIVEAIDRLVNREGYTLKGARKAISAQGVQVNPSITGAAPAIADTAGGVSQDKVGSTSAPEVTQQLRAIRNKLAAALD, from the coding sequence ATGCGCACTATCGGCGAGGTGTCGGCTGCATTCGGTATAAAGCCGCATGTTCTGCGTTATTGGGAACAGCAGTTTCCAATGCTCAAGCCGCTCAAGCGCAGTGGCGGTCGGCGGCTTTATCGCACTGAAGATGTCCAGATTGTCGAAGCGATAGATCGTCTGGTGAACCGCGAAGGCTATACGCTCAAAGGTGCGCGAAAGGCGATCTCTGCGCAGGGCGTTCAGGTCAACCCATCAATTACGGGCGCGGCGCCTGCTATTGCAGATACAGCGGGCGGTGTTTCGCAGGATAAGGTAGGCAGCACGTCCGCGCCCGAAGTGACGCAGCAATTGCGCGCCATAAGGAACAAGCTGGCCGCCGCGCTGGATTGA
- a CDS encoding integration host factor subunit alpha, whose translation MRSVGTLTRADLAETINHKMGLSRAESLDLVEDILAKMCGAMGDGENVKISGFGSFVLRDKKERIGRNPKTGVEVPITPRRVMTFRASHKLKERIANAS comes from the coding sequence ATGCGCTCCGTAGGCACGTTGACACGGGCCGACCTTGCGGAAACCATTAATCACAAGATGGGGCTTTCGCGCGCCGAAAGCCTTGATCTTGTCGAAGATATTCTCGCCAAGATGTGCGGCGCGATGGGGGATGGTGAAAACGTGAAGATTTCGGGTTTCGGCAGCTTTGTGCTGCGGGACAAGAAGGAACGTATCGGCCGCAATCCCAAAACCGGGGTGGAGGTGCCGATCACACCGCGCCGTGTCATGACATTCCGTGCCAGCCATAAGCTGAAAGAGCGGATCGCGAACGCATCGTGA
- a CDS encoding beta-ketoacyl-ACP synthase III: MIRTVLTGTGAALPRRCVSNEELAREVDTTDEWIRERTGITQRYIAAEGETTGSLATDAARAAMEDAGCSIEDIDLIILATATPDRTFPATATTVQHALGGKGFPAFDVAAVCSGFLYALGTADSMLRTGMAKRAIVIGSETFSRILDWEDRTTCVLFGDGAGAFILEATDIAEGDAATAPGVIATKLHAQGEHCDLLYVDGGPSTTGEVGKLRMKGREVFRHAVVNLAQVLTEVLDDAGFAAGDIDWVVPHQANARILDATARKLGLPIERVVVTVDQHANTSAASVPLAYDLAKRDGRIKPGDLVMLEAMGGGFTWGASLLRA; this comes from the coding sequence ATGATCCGCACAGTTTTGACCGGTACCGGCGCCGCGCTGCCCAGGCGCTGTGTCAGCAATGAAGAACTGGCGCGCGAAGTCGACACCACTGATGAGTGGATTCGAGAGCGCACCGGCATTACCCAGCGCTATATCGCCGCAGAAGGTGAGACGACCGGTTCGCTGGCGACAGATGCAGCGCGCGCTGCCATGGAAGATGCAGGCTGCTCGATAGAGGATATCGACCTCATCATTTTGGCCACTGCCACGCCCGATCGTACGTTTCCTGCCACGGCCACCACCGTCCAGCATGCCCTTGGCGGCAAGGGTTTTCCTGCCTTTGATGTCGCCGCTGTGTGTTCAGGTTTTCTTTATGCGCTGGGCACTGCGGATTCGATGTTGCGCACAGGCATGGCGAAGCGCGCCATCGTTATCGGATCGGAGACTTTCAGCCGCATTCTTGACTGGGAAGACCGGACAACTTGCGTGCTGTTTGGCGACGGGGCAGGGGCCTTTATCCTTGAGGCAACCGACATTGCAGAAGGCGATGCCGCTACCGCGCCAGGCGTGATTGCGACCAAGCTTCACGCTCAAGGCGAACATTGCGATCTTTTATATGTCGATGGTGGGCCTTCCACCACGGGTGAAGTCGGCAAGCTCCGCATGAAAGGACGCGAGGTGTTTCGCCACGCGGTTGTCAATCTGGCGCAGGTGCTGACAGAGGTGCTGGACGATGCAGGGTTTGCCGCTGGCGATATCGATTGGGTTGTGCCTCATCAGGCCAATGCCCGCATCCTTGATGCCACCGCGCGTAAACTTGGCCTGCCGATAGAGCGGGTGGTGGTAACAGTGGATCAGCACGCCAATACATCGGCAGCGTCGGTGCCACTCGCTTATGATCTTGCCAAGCGCGATGGGCGGATAAAGCCCGGCGATCTTGTCATGTTGGAAGCGATGGGTGGCGGGTTTACCTGGGGTGCCAGCCTTTTGCGGGCCTGA
- the plsX gene encoding phosphate acyltransferase PlsX → MSLPRIAIDAMGGDEGVRVMVHGAALARRRHDKFSFLLVGDEARIKAALDDHPNMRAASEILHCDEVVAGDEKPSRAIRRAKTTSMGLAIAAVKSGDCGAAVSAGNTGALMAMGKLALRTMPGIDRPALAGLMPTLGDNDVVMLDLGANTDCDARNLVQFAVMGAAYSRIVTGKAAPRVRLLNIGTESIKGTDDLRDASQRLRDATGLAMQFDGFIEADKINRGEVDVVVTDGFSGNIALKAIEGSARFVTDLLRTAFTSSLRSKIGFLVSRPATELLKHHLDPNNHNGGVFLGLNGVIVKSHGSANAQGVANAVDVSARLLEDDITDRIAADLGEIGELSMRDKSVSQETAK, encoded by the coding sequence ATGAGCCTTCCGCGTATCGCCATTGATGCGATGGGCGGGGATGAAGGCGTGCGCGTAATGGTGCACGGCGCAGCCCTGGCGCGCCGTCGGCATGACAAGTTCAGCTTCCTGCTTGTGGGTGATGAAGCGCGGATCAAGGCCGCGCTGGATGATCACCCCAATATGCGCGCTGCCAGCGAAATCCTCCATTGCGATGAAGTCGTGGCTGGCGATGAAAAGCCGAGCCGAGCGATCCGTCGCGCCAAGACCACCAGCATGGGCCTTGCCATTGCAGCTGTAAAAAGCGGCGATTGCGGCGCAGCTGTCAGCGCGGGTAATACCGGTGCATTGATGGCAATGGGCAAGCTGGCCCTGCGCACCATGCCCGGCATTGATCGCCCTGCGCTTGCCGGCCTGATGCCAACGCTGGGCGACAATGATGTCGTCATGCTGGATCTGGGTGCCAATACCGATTGCGATGCGCGCAATCTGGTGCAATTTGCCGTGATGGGTGCAGCCTATTCCCGCATTGTCACTGGTAAGGCCGCCCCCCGTGTAAGGTTGCTGAATATCGGCACCGAAAGCATCAAGGGCACCGATGATCTGCGCGATGCGAGCCAGCGATTGCGCGATGCCACTGGTCTGGCCATGCAGTTCGATGGTTTCATCGAGGCAGACAAGATCAATCGCGGCGAAGTGGATGTTGTGGTGACGGACGGATTTTCCGGCAATATCGCGCTTAAGGCCATCGAAGGTTCGGCGCGTTTCGTGACCGATCTGCTCAGGACAGCATTCACCAGTTCGCTGCGTTCCAAGATCGGATTTCTGGTATCGCGCCCTGCGACAGAGCTGCTCAAGCACCATCTCGACCCCAATAACCATAATGGCGGGGTCTTTCTTGGGCTGAACGGTGTTATCGTGAAATCGCACGGCAGTGCCAATGCGCAGGGCGTCGCCAATGCGGTGGATGTCAGCGCGCGGTTGCTGGAAGATGACATCACCGATCGCATCGCCGCCGATCTCGGCGAAATTGGCGAACTGTCCATGCGCGATAAAAGCGTAAGCCAAGAGACTGCAAAATGA
- the rpmF gene encoding 50S ribosomal protein L32: MAVPKRKVSPHRRGNRRGHDSLKVEAFHECSNCGELKRPHNLCNACGHYNGRQVIEPKGL, translated from the coding sequence ATGGCTGTCCCTAAGAGAAAAGTTTCACCGCATCGCCGGGGCAATCGCCGGGGACATGATTCGCTGAAGGTCGAGGCCTTTCACGAATGTTCCAACTGTGGCGAGTTGAAGCGTCCGCACAATCTGTGCAACGCTTGTGGCCATTATAATGGCCGCCAGGTGATTGAGCCCAAGGGTCTTTAA
- a CDS encoding MAPEG family protein, which yields MILPATTLLAIGAALLTIWHIVRIGQVRMSEKVLHGSGSSELLARRMRGQLNFVESTPFVIALAALIELAERGGVWLLVIAALFLAGRVVHGIGMDHDYPHKGRQLGTIVTALTLLVLAVAMSLIAFSII from the coding sequence ATGATCCTTCCGGCCACCACCCTTCTCGCCATTGGCGCTGCCTTGCTCACGATCTGGCATATTGTCCGCATCGGACAAGTACGCATGTCGGAAAAGGTACTGCACGGCAGTGGCAGTTCCGAATTGCTAGCCCGGCGCATGCGGGGGCAACTCAATTTCGTGGAAAGCACGCCCTTCGTGATCGCCCTTGCTGCGCTGATCGAGCTGGCTGAACGCGGTGGCGTGTGGCTGCTGGTGATTGCCGCGCTCTTTCTTGCAGGGCGCGTGGTCCACGGCATCGGCATGGACCATGATTACCCGCACAAGGGACGACAGCTTGGCACAATTGTCACCGCACTGACGCTGCTCGTCCTCGCGGTGGCCATGTCGCTTATTGCCTTCAGTATTATCTAG
- a CDS encoding MBL fold metallo-hydrolase translates to MTSPAPIRAAIIPVTPYQQNCSLVWCTKTMKAALVDPGGELDKLKDAVAQAGVTLEKILLTHGHADHCGQAGMLAEELGLPIEGPHADDIFWISKLEEDGPRFGIECKVFEPTRWLDGGETVTVGEATFEVLHCPGHTPGHVVFFHRPSQFAFVGDVLFQGSIGRTDFPMGNHQDLLDAITQKLWPLGDGVTFVPGHGAISTFGQERQSNPFVGDAAMAQDAR, encoded by the coding sequence ATGACTTCGCCAGCCCCAATCCGTGCCGCTATTATTCCTGTCACCCCCTATCAGCAGAATTGCTCTCTGGTGTGGTGCACCAAGACGATGAAGGCGGCGCTGGTCGATCCGGGCGGGGAACTGGATAAGCTCAAGGATGCCGTGGCGCAGGCTGGGGTGACGCTGGAAAAGATTCTCCTCACCCACGGCCATGCCGATCATTGCGGTCAGGCGGGCATGCTGGCTGAAGAACTGGGGCTTCCGATCGAGGGGCCGCATGCCGACGATATTTTCTGGATCAGCAAGCTGGAGGAAGACGGCCCGCGCTTTGGCATTGAATGTAAAGTGTTTGAACCCACACGCTGGCTGGACGGAGGCGAGACTGTTACTGTGGGCGAGGCAACCTTCGAGGTGCTCCATTGCCCCGGTCACACGCCCGGACATGTCGTGTTCTTCCACCGTCCCTCGCAATTTGCCTTTGTCGGCGATGTTCTGTTTCAGGGGAGTATCGGGCGTACCGATTTCCCCATGGGCAATCATCAGGACTTGCTCGACGCGATTACGCAAAAGCTCTGGCCGCTTGGTGACGGGGTGACTTTCGTGCCCGGCCACGGTGCCATCAGCACATTCGGCCAAGAACGCCAGAGTAATCCCTTCGTAGGGGATGCTGCCATGGCGCAGGACGCTAGATAA